The nucleotide window AATCTGCATATATGATTATCAAGTAAAATAGTGTGAAATTAGAGACCAATATCTAGAGACCGATTTTCAGCACCACCTCTGAAAATTTGTATTGATTGAAATTATGTTAACATCTTGTgcgtaaattatttattattttttttttctgcagtcacaaaCAACGATTAAAACAAAGTCTGCAAGTGAACGAAGTGGCAATCCTCATTCACAAATTGATTTTTATTCCAAAGCCATCTTCCTTATCCCCTTGTCCTCTTAATGTGTTTCACATCCAAATCGATTTCCAGAGAGAGTACTATAGTACGGGTGCTATAGCTACTTCAGAGCCGAGAAAAATCAACATGCGTAATGGGATCAATAACGGACCTTGATTATTTGTCACAGAATGACTAGGGTTAGATTCAAATGCTGGTCACACAACCTAAAAGCTCTTGCTCGCTGCCTCAAATAGTGATTGCTGCTGGCAGAGTGGCCTGCTGCTGTGTTTATTCCTAAGCTTTCAGGCTGAGTGTTTAAGCATGACAGCTGATGTGTGATACATTCAATTAAGTGGGACTAAGTGAAACATTACTCACCTACTTTTCACCTTTTAGAATGGATTTTTCCGAAGCACATCCTTATAAATTGCAAACAGATTTTTAATGTTGCTAAATGTTTGAATGCCTATCCTGAGAGATATTTAATGCCACTATTTCTGAACTGCTGTAAGCAAATGCATCAGTGTTCAACAAATACAATAGAAAGTCTCATAATCCACGAACCAAGCCAACTTGAAGGTTTaaagcaaaaatgtatttaaggtTCAAGATTGTGTACTTAATTGATTTAAAAAGGGAAACCAACTATAACCCCATAAAGCTTTGTGAAcgatatggaaataaaataaacacgagcgcacacacacatgtatgtatatttgaTGTTGCATATTTGTTTGACTTTAACGTTATTTGTGGTGCTTCAGGGAAATGGACGAGTACTAAAGTGTTCTTTTGGCACAAATTATCTGATTGGTGGGGATTTCTCTGTATTATGAgtgatatagtttttttttccagggATACAGGTTAAacactgtcatttaaaaatatgtttttgagttCTGATTTATTTGTAAAGCATGTTCAAAATCAACATTGGTTGGCCAAAGTGCTGTATATTAAGTAATatacaaatgcagtttttaacatggatctgaaattataaaaaataagttgaaatagtGTGTGCTGATGtgcttcaacaaaagcatataaCATCGATTAACCTTGTAACTCACAATATTAAAGGTTTCTaagttattattgttaaaaatcagtatatatattgaaaatgaaTAGGATTTTTACTTTCCAATCTAACTATTTCACTATAATTGAAAATTTCAGACCACTAAATGCCACAGCTGTTCAATCAAAATCAAGTATTTAAGAGCACCCACTTCATTGCTGACCTCTAACTTTTCAGAACATTCATCACATTCCCACATTCTTTGTTTTTAtacagaataaattaaatttaaccaaTTTTCTTGTCAATATGAATGGAATTTTCACTAATAAAATAccagttcaatttttttttaagttcttgaAATAGCTTGTTGTATTCATCATTCAGCATGAAAACAGAGGCCATATCGCTGTCTAAATATCTCTATGACTGTTTAATATGGTTTAATTAAGTGCTGTGTATTTCCTTGTTAATTCTCCATCTTGCCCCCGGCTGGCATAGAaaccatttctgttttgtaacatGTAATCCactttgattattattatgattgaaTGCTGCAGTTATAATTTAAACTCTTTCCATGAACCTTATTAGAATATTAATTCTAGATGTGCACTGCATAATAAGCAGCCTTTGACTTCTCATGAATTGTAAGGTATAAGTGGTCAGTGATTTGGCtgaggaaagagagagatgggCATTAGATACACTTTCGGGACGTGCCATATATCACCGATTAATTAGAGAATTAGCATTAATGCCCGCAGCTCCAAGTCAAGTACACTTAGTCCTTGTATCTAAGCTATCATGGAACCAAATCTGGGCTGAGTAATGACATATAATatctgcacccccccccccccctcccttttttattttttctcctgtTTGCATGAATTTTGCTATCCAGGTGCAAATGCAAATCTAATTCAGATTTCTATGTCCATGACCGACCTTGCCGTATGTACACCAGCTTAAATCTCCTACATAACTGCATATATTTAAGCTCTAGTgagtgacatttacatttaaggcACAGAAGACACGATTATATCCATTAATGTACTGTAGCATTTGACACCAACAACAAgccacagatgcaacagttaccACTTGGGGGAGCCCAAGACCtttttctctcctctcttctctgtATAAAGCTAGCAATCACTCCATCCCTCATGCTGGACGGCTCTCACAGCTGGCCTCTCCCTTGCAATATTAATGCCCTGTCTTCTTTGTTTTGAAACTTTGGTACAGATCAGACATGCACCATGTTGATTGCCTGCCTGGAGGATCGGCTTTGATTCTGCCAGGTTCACAGACTCAAGGCAATCATTTACACCCCGAGTTATTAGACAGAACACTTTTTCTGATTTTGCGTGGCTCTGAGGATCTAATGAATTCAAAAGTGAATTTCAGCAGGAGCTGACGGAGGTCTTgtctgattaaaaaaatgatGCGTGTTGTCGGAGAAGGGCAAAGAGGAAGGGAGGGATGTGTGGTTCACAGTTGCAGATGCTGGAAATGCTCAATACCAGTGCTAGGGGTTTAACTGATGACTAGAATTCAGATGAATGCAAGATCCCTGACCtttctaaaatgcttttttatagGTCACTTCCTCAAGTCACTATGTAAATGTTATTTCACTACCTCCCtgaaaagtaaatacatttggtTGGATCTTTCACCTCATTTATGAAGCAAAATATCTCTTTTTGAGGCAGAGGGAAATAGAGAGAGATGATATCAGAAGacagaaatggagagagagagagagagagtgagtttcCTTGAATGGAAGCATGTGGGGCTTTATCTCATTATTTATCTCTATGTTAAAAGGCAATTATACATGTGGCACCAGCTCAGAGGAAGTGTGCGCTTTAATTTGTGTGAAACAGTCATGCCATTATGTGTTCATATCAGATGTAAACATCACAGTTTGCATACACTGGCTGAGTTCAGAAGCACAGCTAGAAAAATCAGATCTAATCTCAAGTCTAAGAATTggttttaaacagaaaatatgcaatgATGTTTTAGGTACACAGTCAAGAATCATTCCTTATTGGTGAGAAAGCATTCAAAGAGATTTGCTTACAGTCTTACATTTAACGTACACAGTCACAAATGATACAAAACAACTGTCATGAAACCTAGAAAAGGCTCATGGATATCCGACACGAACATTTTCAAACACAGAGTGCTGCTTCTGCAGGCTTTGTGTTACAGCTTTGCCAACATACTACAGAATCTGCAGCGCTTTAGCAGAAACCCTGGGTTAAGGCTCACAAACAGAGACAGTGGGGTATGAAAGCAATTTCCCTTTGTCGGCTGTGATATGTTTTATGTCAAAGATCAAACACGCATGCAGACCTCTAAACGTGTGCACACCTCCTTGTAAAAAGCGATGGTGTAATGATAGGGATAGAGGGAGGATTTTAGAAACTTCAGCTGTGACTCCTGTGGGTGATAAAGTTACACTAGATATGGAATGGTTTGAAGAATATCAcactttgtttacatttaaataaatatatcataatattatatatatatatatatatatatatatatatatatatatatatatatatatatatatatatatatatatatatattcatatatagatatactgtatatatatatatatatagagagagagagagagagagagagagagagagagagagagagagagagagaagagagagagagagagagagagagagagagagagagagagagagagagagagattgatcgATAGAGCTGATGGCTGGAAAGTCTATGACATTTTGACAAAGGGCAGAAGTCATTCAAGTCTATAACATTAAAAATCCAATCCATGATGAGGTTGTTACCGTGGAAAAATGAAATTCCATGCACAATCAAGGATTCCAAAGTATTTCAGTTCAGATTTGAGTTTGGCCTCTTGTCAGTTCCAAAGCAACAATTTCAAACTAGTAATAAAATTGCAAAGCTCTTTCCATGCCATTTAGATAAGCTGGCGTTATCTAAAGAGTAAGATGCATGAGGCTCTTACCTTAACAAAACAGACTCCTGTGCTCATCTGAGAGCATGTCATCCTCATGGAAGTACGATGCTGGCTTCTGTACTGGCCTCTTGGCAGCGCTCAGATTCCAAGACTGACTACAGTTGTGTGTGAGACTCcagctgcctctctctctctctctctctctccctccctccctcacacATAAAGCCCTCTCTCTCCTGCTCCATCCTTTCTTTCTTGCTCTACTGGACAAGGATGCAGTTTGCAGAGGGGAacaggctctgattggttgccATTCATAAGATTGTGATTGGGGATGGAGTTGACTGGGAGGAGGGAGCGAGGGGACTGTTGGCTACAGACCAGGGCACTGAAATGAGGACAGTGGGTTTAACTCAGCAGTCATGATGACTTTCAATAATTAAATCTTGGACTAAAAATATTGGTACAGGGCAGAAACCCGAGGTATATCCGTGACATGCTAAAAGCCTAACAAAGCTGATCAGCCTTACAATGGTTTTCGCAAGGGCGGTTTTCATCGCACACATAAGCACAAATATAACTGTCAGATGTTTCAGCTGAAAACATAAATCAGATCACTCAGTGGAGCCAGCAGTCTTTCTCAACAAAAGGAGGAGTTTCATGCTGTAAATAATAGAAAGAGTAACaggaaattaaaaagaaataaagaatacatcagcatctgaaaataaaatatggatTTTGGGAAATGAAAATCGTAAATTTCACATACAAGACTTCCGACGTAtgttcagaaaaaaatacaatttaaaactgaTTTATGCACTAAAATATGTTTAGGTACCAAAAGATTAACTGTACAGTTCATTATTATTTCTCTAACACAACTCTAATAGTGTGTATAAATCAGTTTTGGGTTTGAGTATTTTCTCAAACTTCCATTCAGTTTCACTCTCGGTTTTATAGCAAAACTGCATACATTTcaaatacactactattcaaacgTTTGAGTTCAGTAGGATTtttaggttataataataataataataataataataataataatagttctttttattattattcttattattttattttttaaataaattaaaacttttcttcagcaaggatgtgtttatctgatcaaatgtgacaaTAAAGAAGTGTATAATGCTGcaaaagatttttattcaaataaatgctgttctttaaaacttTCTGTTAATtgagactgaagtaatggccAATGATAAtttagctttgacatcacagaaatatatcttatttaaaaatatatatatacatttttttattattatttaattatttatttcatatatcatGTTCAACATATCTTATGTTTTATAAAATCCCTGATAATTTCAGTCCACCCACTACAGATTTTGTTGTGTTTCATAATTCAGCATGGATTGCATCGTGGACCTGCCACAGTGTACTAAAGGATGGACCATTGCCAGCTACTGTTTTGGTTCCAACAGCAAGCCTGCAATCCATGAGTAAGTGTTGTTACTCAGTTCAAATGTGAAGAGGGTGATGCATAAGACTCTTAATGTAccttggaaaacaaaaaaaatggccCCTTTAGTTCTGTACTTCTGAACGTTACAGAGAGAGTGTGCTATTGTGTATGTTGTATGGgggaacaaattaatatttgatatttggGGAAAATGTATCAGATGTTTGTGGAAAAATATGATACATAAAACCTGTGATGCCCTCCAAGTGATACACACTTTCAATGTGTCTCTTTAATATACATCTGCTTAATGGGTGCcaggtattatttatttatttatttatagaaatttcaAAAAGGTACATTTATAAAGTAAACTGGCATTATACTTATTTGATATATTCTGTATATTATCTGAATTATCtcctttagattattaaattattaagaacattttaataatctaaagaacctatTTCCACTATAAACAACCATTTGTgcaatggatgttaaaggttcatgGAAACACAGATTTTTAAGACTGTATTGAAAAtgctacattatttaaaaaaacaactgaaCTTGTGCTGGACTgaattgattttgatttattagaaatgtttattattttgtatgtgtctgtttagtgaggacttttattttgaaaagtagtCACTTATACTCTCTTAGTTCAGGAAACAGGAAATGTGAGTAGTACTGCAGTAGTTCATCAAAATGTGGTAGCTGTTTGGCTAATCCTTAAACATCATCCTTCTTTGCATCTGTTAGACGCAACGTCTGTAAGTACATAGTGTTAAAGTTATTGTGTGATTCTTTAAGAAGGTTATTTTGACATTAAGATGGATATTTTCTTAGCTTAATTATCTTTACATAATCATTGTTAATAATTTCATACTTAGTAATTGTATCCTTTGTGTATTTTACAGTTTCACAGTTTGATTCATAAACTTCATAAACGACTTGACGTCTCCATCGAGGTTTTTTGAGTGACTGTTTAACTTACTGGATAGTTAGATGCCAGAAGTCTAATAAGGCCAGTACAGTGAAAAGACGTTAATACATCAGACTGAGAAGGACGTTCATGAATCACATGGAATCAAGGTTTAAATATTCCAAAGATTCTACCACATCAACCTGATTTTTTGCATGTGATCAAGTCTCATATAAGTATGGCAGAAGGTCAGACAGATTTAGTGGATCTTAAAGGCACAGCTGAAGATGTGCACTCTGTCAGCACACGTTCCTCAAAAACATCCAGACGTTCTTCAAGAGCATCCAGTTGTCACTCAAGTGCCAGCATAGCTGTTTTCAAGGCACGAGCAAAAGCAGAAGCCGCACAGGCCAGAGCAGCATAcgcaaaaaaagaaatagaattgAAAGTTGAACAGGCACGTCTTCAAGCAACACTGGAAGCTTTGCAAGAAGAGAAGGAAAAGGATGCTGCTTTGGCAGAAGCCCAGGTACTGGAAGAAGCATTTCTGGAAACAGAACGTAGTGCAGCCAGTAGAGTATCGGTGCCTGTTCCCATCGAGGACAGCCGAAATCGTACagcaaattatgtaaaaatacaaTCTGAGATTAGTAGTGGTACACTGCCCTCTAGTGGAGAGAAAGAAACGCAACCAAAACTTCAATCTTCTCAATTTGTTAGTCCAATTAAAAGTGAAACTGATTTCAAGGACTTACCAATTAGTTCACAAAACATGGACTTTAGTGTAGACATGTTTCAAGATGCCACCCAAACGCAGGCTTCTCCTCGTCGCTACCAAATACAGAGTGGACCTTCTGATAAAGGAGATTCCTTGTCCATTACCTATGACCTTGCAAAGTATCTAGCTCGTACACAGCTTGTGTCAGCGGGGCTTACTTATTTTGATGATAAGCCCATTAATTACTGGGCATGGAAATCATCTTTCCAGGGTGCAATTTCTGGTCTGGGTCTTTCACCAGCAGAAGAACTAGATCTCTTGATTAAATACCTGGGTAAAGAATCTTCTGAGCATGCACGGAGACTGAAAGCTGTTAATATCAGAAGCCCGGCAGCTGCACTGATAATGACATGGCAGAGACTTGAGGAAATATACGGTTCTCCAGAAGCAATTGAACTTGCTCTTTTTGCTAAACTGGAAAACTTCCCAAGAGTAACAAACAAAGACCCACAAAAGCTTCGAGATTTAGGAGACATCCTCTCTGAACTAGAAGCTGCAAAGCTTGAGGGATACTTACCAGGTCTGGCATATTTGGACACTTCTAAGGGAGTGAACCCTATTGTTGAGAAACTTCCCTATAATATTCAAGAAAAATGGATGTTGTTTGGATCTAAATATAAACAAGAGCATCGTGTTGCTTTCCCACCTTTCTCAGTGTTTGCAAATTTTGTCCGCTCAGAAGCAAAAGCACGCACAGATCCCAGTTTTAGTACGTTTCCTCATGCAAAATATGAGAAAGGAGAAAGATTCGAGAAACAAAGACAAATTCCAATATCCGTTCACAAGACTCAAGTTAGTACCTCAACTAAAGTACAATCtgaacagaaaaagagatcaGTTAGTCCAAATCAGATTTGCCCAATGCATGGAAAACCTCATCCTTTAAGAAGATGCAGAGGGTTTAGAGAGAAATCTCTACAAGAGAGGATGCAGTTCCTGAAAGAGCAGTCTGTGTGTTACCGTTGCTGTTCTTCTACAGGCCATATCGCCAAAAACTGCACTGTGGAAATTCAGTGCAAAGAATGCGGTAGTGACCATCACCTTTCAGCTCTTCATCCAGGTCCTGCACCATGGAAATCGCAGGCATTTACCCCTACCTCAGAGCATGGCGGGGAGAGAGACCAATCAGATAGTCATGAAGTTACATCTGAATGCACAGAAGTCTGCGGAGAAGGTCTGAGTGCGCGGTCTTGTTCAAAAATTTGTCTAGTTTCTGTTTATCCAGCTGGACATCAAGAGAAAGCAAAGAGGATGTACGCTATCCTAGATGAGCAAAGTAATCGGTCTTTGGTTAGAAAAGATTTCTTTGACATCTTCAACATCAAAACAAGTCCATTGCCCTATACATTAAAAACCTGTGCAGGCCTTCTAGAGACAGCAGGTAGAAGAATTTCTGATTTCATTGTGGAATCCATTGATGGAAAGATAAGTCTACCTCTACCTTCTCTTTTAGAATGCAATCAGATTCCAAACAATCGTACAGAGATTCCGACTCCTGATGCAGCGTTCCATCACAGCCACCTGAGACACATAGCACAGGAAATACCACCTCTTGACTCTGATGCAGAGATTCTTCTATTACTGGGCAGAGACATCCTTCAAGTGCACAAAGTGCGCCAACAAATTAATGGCCCAAATAATGCCCCCTTCGCTCAAAAACTGGATTTTGGCTGGGTTGTCGTCGGGGATGTGTGTCTCAAAGGAGCTCATAGGCCACCTTCAGTTCTTACTTTCAAGACTTTTATCTTGGAAAGTGGCCGtcacagctttctgagtccatgCTACAGTCAAATCAAGGTAAAAGAGAAGTTGGATGTTAATCCACAACGGCAACAATCTCTAGAAGCCTCACTCAAGGACCCCTTTCTGTTCGTGTCTGATGGTGAAAACATAGGTTGTTCAGTTTTCTCCTATACAGCGAATGATCATAAGATTGCTCCATCTGTGGAAGACACTAGGTTTCTCCAGATCATGGACAAAGAGGTCTTCCAAGACAGCTGTAATAGTTGGGTTGCTCCGTTACCTTTTCGAGAGCCCAGACAAAGTCTACCTAACAACAAAGACAATGCATTGAAACGTCTTCTTGCACTGAGACATACTCTTAACAAGCGACCACAAATGAAAGCACATTTCCTGGAATTTATGGACAACTTGCTAAAAAATGAGCATGCAGAGATTGCACCGCCTCTCAAGCATGGTCATGAAGTGTGGTACTTGCCGCTGTTTGGAGTGTATCATCCTAAGAAGCCTAATAAAATACGAGTTGTTTTCGATTCAAGTGCGCCCTTTGAGGGAGTTTCACTAAACAGTGTGCTTCTCACAGGCCCTGATTTGAATAACAGCTTGCTAGGAGTCCTGATGAGATTCCGTAAAGAGCCTGTGGCTATTACTGCTGACATACAGCACATGTTTCATTGTTTTCTGGTAAGGGAGGATCATAAGGATTATCTTAGGTTCCTGTGGTACAGAAACAATGACCTTAACAGTGAGATTGTGGATCACCGAATGCGTGTGCATGTTTTCGGGAATAGCCCATCACCAGCAGTGGCTATCTATGGCCTACGGAGAGCAGCCAAAGAATATGAAGAGAGTTTCGGCAGTGACACCAGAAAGCTGGTGGAGAAGGAGTTTTATGTTGATGACATGCTGAAATCGTGTGCTACAGAGGCAGAGGCGATCGATCTTCTCAAACGTACACAAGAGATGCTTGCAGTGTCTAATCTTAGACTGCACAAGATTATCTCCAACTGTCCAAGCGTGATTGAAGCTTTTCCTTCGGAAGATCGTGCTGATGGAATTAAGGATCTGCAACTTTTCTCAAATGGTCTTCCTATCCTACGTAGCCTTGGTGTGTCCTGGAATGTTGCAACAGACACTTTTGTGTTTCATGTTTCAGATGATGACAAGCCTTTCACTCGGAGAGGAGTTCTATCTACTGTGAATGGCTTGTATGACCCTCTTGGATTCCTTGCGCCTGTTACCATACAAGGGAGGTTACTGTTGAGGGAACTTACCAAACAAGGCAAGAGCTGGGATTCACCTTTGCCAGAGGACATGGAGGCTGAGTGGAGAAAATGGAAAAATTCTCTTCAAGATTTAAAAGAGCTTCAAATACCACGTGTTTGCACATCCATCCCTTTGTCTGATGTCCAGAGTAAAGAACTTTGTGTTTTTGCGGACGCATCAGTCAAGGCTATTGCTGCTGTAGGATACCTGAAGGTGACAGATCATCATGGTCACACAGATGTTAACTTCTTGTTTGGAAAATCCAAATTAGCACCACAGCCAGATATTACTGTTCCAAGACTGGAGTTGTGTGCTGCTGTATTAGCAGTGGAGATTGCAGAGTTGATTGTGGAAGAGATGGACATAACCTTCGATCATATCTGGTATTACACTGACAGTAAAGTAGTACTAGGCTACATTTGTAATCAAACTCGGAGGTTCTATGTCTACGTGAACAACCGAGTTCAACGAATCCTAAAATCCAGTTCACCAGCACAATGGCAATATGTTCCCACAGAACTTAACCCAGCAGATCACGGATCTAGATCTGTACCTGCAGCTTTCTTAGGTTCCACTTCGTGGCTCACAGGCCCACGCTTCTTGCATAATTCCCAGTTTCAGTCTGAATCACAGGAATCATTTGAGCTTGTGGATCCAGCCTTAGATTCTGAGATACGTCCACAAGTGTGTACAAACCTAACTGAAGTTCCCAAGTCCACATGGAACTCTGAGAGATTCAGCAGATTCTCTAATTTTAACACTCTCATTAGAGCAATAGCACGTCTGATTCACATTGCCAGTTCTTTCTCCAAACACTCAAAAGATGATAGTTGTAGAGGATGGCATATCTGCTGTAAAGGTCCTACTGAAGAAGAGCTGGAAAAAGCGAGAATTCTCGTGTTGAAAAGTGCTCAATATGAGAGTTATCCAACAGAGATTCAGAGAATCGTTGCCACTCATAACCTTCCTCGTAAGAGTGTGTTGAGGAAACTATCTCCTGTCCTTGACAACAACGGCTTACTTCGAGTAGGTGGGCGTATCGTGAGGTCAGATCTGGGAACTTGTGAAGTCAACCCTATCATCATCCAAGGTACACATCATGTGGCAACACTGATTGTACGGCATTACCATGAGGCTGTGAAACATCAGGGCAGACACTTCACGGAGGGTGCTGTCAGAGCTGCTGGATATTGGCTAGTAGGAGGTAAAAGGTGCATACGTAGTCTGCTTTTCAAGTGTGTAACCTGTAAAAGACTGCGAGGGAAGACAGGACATCAGcagatgtctgatctgcctgTGGAACGGTTGACAATAGCTCCACCCTTTACCTATGTGGGTGTTGATGTTTTCGGACCATGGGAAGTGACTGCTCGTAAGACCAGAGGAGGTCAAGCTAATTCCAAGAGGTGGGCAGTTATGTTTTCATGTATGTGTACAAGAGCAGTTCACATCGAAGTGATAGAGGCAATGAGCTCTAGTAGTTTCATTAATGCCTTAAGAAGATTTTTCGCAATCAGAGGGCCAGTTAAGCATCTATATTCAGATCGTGGCACAAATTTCGTTGGAGCTTCTCGAGAACTCAGAATGGATACATCTTGTGTCAATTCGGAGAATGTgcagaaatatttaaaagaacagcattgcaCCTGGATATTCAATCCCCCTCACGCCTCTCATATGGGCGGCCACTGGGAGCGAATGATTGGGATTGCTCGTCGCATCCTTGATTGCATGTTACTTGATGAGAGAAATTCCCGTCTCACACATGAGGTCTTGACGACATTCATGGCGGAAATTACTGCAGTGATGAATTCACGGCCTTTAATCCCAGTTTCTTCCGACCCTGAATTTCCCTTTATTCTCACCCCCGCTACTCTTTTGACACAAAAGACTGGTGCAACACCTCCCCCTCCCGGAGACTTTGGGAATAACGAGTTGCTCAGGGAAGAATGGAAACAAGTACAAAGGTTAGCAGACATCTTCTGGACAAGGTGGAAAAAGGAATACCTAAGTACTTTGCAATCCCGACAAAAGTGGCAagacaaaaaatctaatttgaaagAGGGTGATATTGTCTTGGTAAAGAACATTCAAGTTAACAGAAATGAGTGGCCAATGGCAATTGTTGAGAAAACTTCACCAAGCAAAGATGGACTGGTGAGGAAAGCTGATATTAAAGTGACTAAGGATGGCATTCAAAAAATATTGTCACGTCCTGTCTCCGAACTTATCCTTCTTCTGTCTCCAGATGGATAAACTGATTTGGGATTCTTAAAATCCCAGGCGGGGAGTGTGCTGGACTgaattgattttgatttattagaaatgtttattattttgtatgtgtctgtttagtgaggacttttattttgaaaagtagtCACTTATACTCTCTTAGTTCAGGAAACAGGAAATGTGAGTAGTACTGCAGTAGTTCATCAAAATGTGGTAGCTGTTTGGCTAATCCTTAAACATCATCCTTCTTTGCATCTGTTAGACGCAACGTCTGTAAGTACATAGTGTTAAAGTTATTGTGTGATTCTTTAAGAAGGTTATTTTGACATTAAGATGGATATTTTCTTAGCTTAATTATCTTTACATAATCATTGTTAATAATTTCATACTTAGTAATTGTATCCTTTGTGTATTTTACAGTTTCACAGTTGATTCATAAACTTCATAAACGACTTGACGTCTCCATCGAGGTTTTTTGAGTGACTGTTTAACTTACTGGATAGTTAGATGCCAGAAGTCTAATAAGGCCAGTACAGAACTACTGTAATGTTACTGGACATTTTTCTAAAGGTAATGTTAGTTAAGCACTTTCAGGTAATTCTTAACACTGGATTGATGTAACCAGCTCATTTTCTCTTAGAAGTGCTGTTACAGCAGAAACACTCAAGAACTGACAACAGATGGATGGTGAATGAAATGTTAATGGATTCAAACTCCTTACTCCATGCCTGGGCACCGTTAAAGTGATGGCAATCTGAGAACATCAGCTGGAAAAATAATTGAATGCCACAGTTAAAAGTCaaagtaaagacaaaatgtgtatataaaacaAAAGCCAAATTATATTTCCCTTCTTAGTTTGGCATTTGGCATATTGCAacaatgcatgttattttatacAACGCCTCCTCCTTTTCCTCCTGAGAGTACCATGCCTCCACCTCCTAGTCTTTCTTCCTGCATGCCTTTCCTTACATTACTCTTGGCCAGTATTCCTGCCAAGACTAATGATTGCACATGGACAACTTTTTTTCACACCCATGGACCTGTTAGCATTTTCGGCAAAgcataaatatacagtactttCACCATATTAGCATTCTATGTCATGTTCATTTCAGCTTTTGTAGAGTTTTGCAATGCAAttattgtaagggaaacagatcaatttagc belongs to Carassius auratus strain Wakin unplaced genomic scaffold, ASM336829v1 scaf_tig00216499, whole genome shotgun sequence and includes:
- the LOC113098285 gene encoding uncharacterized protein LOC113098285; amino-acid sequence: MAEGQTDLVDLKGTAEDVHSVSTRSSKTSRRSSRASSCHSSASIAVFKARAKAEAAQARAAYAKKEIELKVEQARLQATLEALQEEKEKDAALAEAQVLEEAFLETERSAASRVSVPVPIEDSRNRTANYVKIQSEISSGTLPSSGEKETQPKLQSSQFVSPIKSETDFKDLPISSQNMDFSVDMFQDATQTQASPRRYQIQSGPSDKGDSLSITYDLAKYLARTQLVSAGLTYFDDKPINYWAWKSSFQGAISGLGLSPAEELDLLIKYLGKESSEHARRLKAVNIRSPAAALIMTWQRLEEIYGSPEAIELALFAKLENFPRVTNKDPQKLRDLGDILSELEAAKLEGYLPGLAYLDTSKGVNPIVEKLPYNIQEKWMLFGSKYKQEHRVAFPPFSVFANFVRSEAKARTDPSFSTFPHAKYEKGERFEKQRQIPISVHKTQVSTSTKVQSEQKKRSVSPNQICPMHGKPHPLRRCRGFREKSLQERMQFLKEQSVCYRCCSSTGHIAKNCTVEIQCKECGSDHHLSALHPGPAPWKSQAFTPTSEHGGERDQSDSHEVTSECTEVCGEGLSARSCSKICLVSVYPAGHQEKAKRMYAILDEQSNRSLVRKDFFDIFNIKTSPLPYTLKTCAGLLETAGRRISDFIVESIDGKISLPLPSLLECNQIPNNRTEIPTPDAAFHHSHLRHIAQEIPPLDSDAEILLLLGRDILQVHKVRQQINGPNNAPFAQKLDFGWVVVGDVCLKGAHRPPSVLTFKTFILESGRHSFLSPCYSQIKVKEKLDVNPQRQQSLEASLKDPFLFVSDGENIGCSVFSYTANDHKIAPSVEDTRFLQIMDKEVFQDSCNSWVAPLPFREPRQSLPNNKDNALKRLLALRHTLNKRPQMKAHFLEFMDNLLKNEHAEIAPPLKHGHEVWYLPLFGVYHPKKPNKIRVVFDSSAPFEGVSLNSVLLTGPDLNNSLLGVLMRFRKEPVAITADIQHMFHCFLVREDHKDYLRFLWYRNNDLNSEIVDHRMRVHVFGNSPSPAVAIYGLRRAAKEYEESFGSDTRKLVEKEFYVDDMLKSCATEAEAIDLLKRTQEMLAVSNLRLHKIISNCPSVIEAFPSEDRADGIKDLQLFSNGLPILRSLGVSWNVATDTFVFHVSDDDKPFTRRGVLSTVNGLYDPLGFLAPVTIQGRLLLRELTKQGKSWDSPLPEDMEAEWRKWKNSLQDLKELQIPRVCTSIPLSDVQSKELCVFADASVKAIAAVGYLKVTDHHGHTDVNFLFGKSKLAPQPDITVPRLELCAAVLAVEIAELIVEEMDITFDHIWYYTDSKVVLGYICNQTRRFYVYVNNRVQRILKSSSPAQWQYVPTELNPADHGSRSVPAAFLGSTSWLTGPRFLHNSQFQSESQESFELVDPALDSEIRPQVCTNLTEVPKSTWNSERFSRFSNFNTLIRAIARLIHIASSFSKHSKDDSCRGWHICCKGPTEEELEKARILVLKSAQYESYPTEIQRIVATHNLPRKSVLRKLSPVLDNNGLLRVGGRIVRSDLGTCEVNPIIIQGTHHVATLIVRHYHEAVKHQGRHFTEGAVRAAGYWLVGGKRCIRSLLFKCVTCKRLRGKTGHQQMSDLPVERLTIAPPFTYVGVDVFGPWEVTARKTRGGQANSKRWAVMFSCMCTRAVHIEVIEAMSSSSFINALRRFFAIRGPVKHLYSDRGTNFVGASRELRMDTSCVNSENVQKYLKEQHCTWIFNPPHASHMGGHWERMIGIARRILDCMLLDERNSRLTHEVLTTFMAEITAVMNSRPLIPVSSDPEFPFILTPATLLTQKTGATPPPPGDFGNNELLREEWKQVQRLADIFWTRWKKEYLSTLQSRQKWQDKKSNLKEGDIVLVKNIQVNRNEWPMAIVEKTSPSKDGLVRKADIKVTKDGIQKILSRPVSELILLLSPDG